In Pseudoalteromonas nigrifaciens, the sequence ATATTGTTTAATTATCGCTCAACTAATGCGCAAAATAAAGCTTTAACCAGCGCTATTCGTCGCTCTATTTTAAAGCATTGATTTAACGGCAGATATAAATTCATTTTTATGAGAAATAAAAGGAGCATGTGACGCTTTATCTAATACTTCATACTCAAACTCAGTATTAAGTGCTGCCATTTGGGCAATTGCTCTATAAGGAACAAGTGCATCTAAACGACCAAATATAGCGCTTATAGGCACAGGGCAATGAGTAAATAGCGCTCGTAAATCTTCATTTTGTAAAATATCTAAACCCGCAGTCAAAGCCTCATTTTCAGGGGCTTTATATTGATTTAGCAATTGTTTAAGTTGTTTTACGTCATCACGAGCCGATTCGCTGCCCATTGCCTGAATAGCTAAAAATCGCTCTATGGTTTTTTCACCATGATTAACAAGCTGCTCTTTAAATTGCGTTAAAACCTGTGCTTTTATACCCGGCCACGGCGCTTGCTCTGCAAAAAAGGGGCTAGCAGCAACAAGTATCACTTTAGCTACTTTTTCGGGCCAATGTTTAGCAATATATAGTGCAAATAACCCACCTAAAGACCAACCCATTAAAATAGAGTGTGGTTTTAACTGCTCACTTAAAAGTGCTGCAGCGCTGTGTAAGGTATAAGGGTTTGGGCATGTTTTACTACTACCGTAGCCAGGTAAATCAATACTGCGTACGTTGTTATTATGAATAAATGCTAGCTCTGGCTGCACTAATTGCCATACACCTTTGTTCATACCCCAACCATGTAGTAACACTAATTCATTTTGCATATTTGCCAAACCTTAACCAAACTGAAGTTTATAATAGCGTTTAACTAGGCGATTGTAATGAGTATATTTATCCGATGAAGCACGCATTTATAAATTGGCTGTTTGAGTCGCATTGCGTACTTTGCCAAGGCCCAGTCCCAGCCGCGCTGGGCTTGTGTGAGTATTGCTTAGAAGATTTACCATTATTTGATTTAAGCGAGCAAAAAAACTTGCTATATCGCCCTGATATTATTGAAATGTTTCCTAACTGCGAATTTGATAAGTTATTTTCCTGTGCGTTTTACCAGCCCCCTTTTGAGCAATGGCTGAAGCAACTTAAGTTTAATAATCAAATACATTATAAAAATGCATTACAACAAGTTATTACTAAACAATTGAGTACTTTTTTTACTCCTGATTACCCGCTGCCCGATACCTTTATTATATTACCACTGCATAAAAGTCGATTTTTTCAGCGCGGTTTTAATCAAGTAACACAAGTATGGCAACCGTGTTTATCATCTTTTAATTTACTTAGTGATTCGCTGTTACGTAATAAAAAAACGCACGCACAATCTAAGCTAACTAAAGCTAAGCGGGTTAAAAATTTAAAAGACGCATTTATATGTACTGCAGATATGAGTGGTAAAACGGTGGCAATTGTTGATGATATTATGACCACAGGCGCTACACTTAATGCAGCCACCCAGGCTTTAAAACAGGCAGGCGCTAAACAAGTGTGGGCTTTTACCACTTGCTTAACGCCTATTTAAAATTTTAATAGTTAGTCGCCACTTACCCGAAACGTGTGGCCAAAAAACAATGCGTTACTAAGTAACCTACTCGTACCGTACCAATAACCTCTAAACACCGGATCGTCGGTCATACCAATTACTGCTCCACGCCCGTAAGAGTGCGCAATTAAGCCTGCTGCGCCGGCAACTTGAGTAACATTTACAGCATCGGTAAAGCCCGCAAGTAATGGCTGCTCAGTATAGGTAAGCACATTAACAAACGGTGCCTCTGAGGTCTCCAGCAACCAAGTGCTATTTTTAAATACAGGTAGCGTATTACGTGGTAATGAAAAGGTAAGTGGGTGAGTTAAATCTACATGGGCATTAAAAATAGCGCCTGCAATACGCTGACGCCCAGCTAAATGCTCTTTATCAGCATAGTTTAAACCGTCGGTTTTAAACGCACTGGCTACTTCTTTGCGAGACAAGTAGCTGGCTTTTAATAGTTGCTGATCCGCTAAAAATTTAGCACCGCCTTTGTGACCCCAAATAACACCGCCTTTTCTAACCCAACCTTTTATGGCCACTTTATCAGCGTCAGATAAACCACTGTAGTTACCATGAGCCAGCACAATATGGCTGTAATTACTTAGCTCAATTGAGCCCAAACGCTCTAGCTCAACAATGGTTGGAGCAACACCCACAAAACGGTCTAGGTAGTACCACACTTCTCCAGCTTCATATTGGCTTACCCCTTTACCGCCTAACAGCAGCACTTTGGGAGCGCTAAGCACCGCCATTGAGCGTGACCCTAAATCGGCACCTTTACTGGTTAATCCTGACGTTATTGGCTTAATAGCAATGCCAAACTCATTTTGCGCCTGATTAAGTTGTGCTATCCAATCACTATTTGTTTGTAACCCTGCAGGAATAATAATACTCCCCGCTGCAAAATTTACTTCTTCGCTGTTTACTGACTTAGCCGTTAATGAATTTAATGCAACACGGGCTTTTACCCCTTGCTGCAGTAAACTATTGAGCATTTTTGGCGCCAAGGTATCATCCCACGAAAAGCCAAATGCATACCCTTCATTAAGTTGTGCAAAGCGCGGTGTAGCGGCTTGTTGCCATGCGTTATCAGCAACTTTTAATCCCCAGCTACTGGTTACTTTAGCAAAGGGTAAATTAAATGCATGCGCTAGTGTCCAGCCAGATACATCGTAAAAAGTGTTATCGGCAAAGTTTTTTTGTTCGCTAAAAATAGCTTTAACTAAACGGTATTGTGGCTGTGCTAAAGGCACAAAATAGCTATTGCTAGAATAAGTTTCACCACCTGCTTTTAGCTCTTTTGTTAAAGGGTAAGCGTTAATTTGGTGCTGTTGCAGTATGCTTAAAAAGTCGTTAACTCGGGTGTTATCGGCTGCACCTGCAACTACATAACCTTGAAAGCTTTCATCGGCTGCTAAATCTATCGCCTGGTTATAAAACTTAGCTTGGTAATCGAGTAAGGCTTGGCGGTTGTCTATCGCGGCTTTAAATGTTGATAAACTAGTAAGCAGCTGGTTTTTAATAGTAAAAGCAAAGCTGAGAGGCCCATTTACGGTTTCTTGAATATGCCCGCGCGAACTGGCTTGTTCAAATAAAATACCTACGCCACCATTTACGTCTGGGTAAGTTGAGCCTTTACCGTAATAAAAGTCATCAAAGCTTTCTTCGGTGAAGTATAGCGCATTATTTTCGTCTAATGTTTTAGCATGATAATTTGCAATTGCTTTAGTTAAGCTGACATTTTCATCAGGCGTAATCGGGTGTTTACGCGATGGAATACCGGGCTGAAAAAAGTAACTGCTGTTTGGCCCCATTTCATGAAAGTCGGTTAAAATATTTGGTTTCCACTGATGAAACTTTGCAATACGCGCACGCGATTCTGGGTGTTGTAGTAATAACCAGTCGCGGTTTAAGTCAAACCAGTAATGATTAGTACGGCTACTTGGCCAGCTTTCCACGTGTTCTCGGGTAACGGGGTCTGACGATAAGTTCATACCACGATTACTATTAGCCCAATTAGCAAAACGAGCTAAACCATCGGGATTAAGTGAAGGGTCGAGTAAAATAACGGTATTATTTAATAACTCATTTATTTCATTACCTTGCGCTGCGGCTAAGTAATACGCCACCAGCAATGCAGAATTACTGCCCGACGACTCATTACCATGTACGCTGTAACCCATCCATACAACACCAGGCTGCTCTGGTGATTGCGTGTTGCTAGGCGTTAAACGCGCTAAATGGGCTTGGCGAATTTGCTCTATATTTTTTAATTTATTGGCGGCGGTAATAGTCAGCATCACTAATGGTCGCTGTTCGTGCGTGCGCCCTATTACTTCAAAATTAATTCGATCACTTTTTTGTGCTAGTATTTCCATATAACGCACCAACTGATCGTGCCTTACATGCCACTCACCTACTTGATAACCAAGCACTTGCTCTGGAGTGGGTATACTTGGATCAAACTCAACATCCTCTGCAAAGTAGTAAGACAATGGTTTAGCTTGAGTTGAAAAACTCAGTATTGCCACCATTATCATTAATGTTATTTTTATTATTATACGCATATAATTTACTCATAAAATGTTTGTTGTTTGCACGCTAGCATTGCTTAAAATAGATGCCAACTTTTTACGCTCAACACTAGCCGCAACACGATGAGCGGGGTATGATATGCAGTATCCGAGTAATTTAGTCAAGTATAGACGGTCTTATGATTTCAATTTCCGAAACAGCACAAGCGCATTTTGCTAAACTATTAGCAGATCAAGCACAACAAACCAACATTCGTGTTTTTGTTGTAAACCCTGGTACATCACAAGCGGAATGTGGTGTTTCTTATTGTCCAGAAGACGCTGTAGAAGACAGCGATATTCGCCTAAACTTTAATGGTTTTGACGGCGTTGTAGATGCAGAAAGTGCACCCTTTTTAGAAGACGCTGAAATTGATTTTGTTACCGACAAAATGGGTACTCAGTTAACACTAAAAGCACCTAATGCTAAAGCGCGTAAAATTAGCGGTGATGCATCGTTAAACGAACGCGTACAACACATGCTAGAAACCGAAGTAAATCCACAACTTGCTAACCACGGTGGCCAAGTAAGCTTAGTGGAAATTACCGCTGCAGGTATTGCTGTATTACAGTTTGGCGGTGGTTGTAATGGTTGTTCTATGATCGATGTCACGTTAAAAGAAGGCATTGAAAAAGAGATGATCGAAAAGTTTGAAGAGATCACTGGTGTTGCCGATATTACTGAGCACCAAGCGGGCGATCATTCTTACTATTAATAAGCATTTTTAATGCTAAAGTCGCTTATATATAGCTTAGGGAGCAACCCTAAGCTTAGCTTAAAGCGTTTTTTTCGCGGCGTAGCACTGTTTGTGCTAGCCGTGATATTTATTTTTTTAGGCTATTACAGTCACTACAGCTTGCAAATTATTGGCGTTGTTATTTTAGTGCCAGCTTTGTTTTTTGCTGCTTGGGGCTACAGCGGTATTTTTGCTAATCGCTTTTCACAAGTACTTAAAAATATTGAGCCTAAAAACCACGACCCCGACCTATGGAAATAAGCCACCAAATTACCTTAATCTAATAACTGATTATTTGCCTTTAACTTTTGGTATTTCACTATTAATGTTACTCCTCGCATTAGCATAAAGCAGCTCATTGCTAACCATAAACCATTATTCTCCCACTGATGAAACACTGCAAATACACCAAAAAAACCAACACTTGCTGAGAGCAACATACTATTTCGCATTGCCTTTGCCCGGGTAAGTCCAACAAATACACCATCAAATAAAAAGCAACTCATTGCCAATAATGGCAAGGCTATAATCCAAGGCAAGTACAGCGTAGCCGTGGTGATCACTTCCGGCACATTAGTTAATAGCGTAATAATATAGCGGCCAAATATAGCAAAAAACAAACTGTATGCTAAGGCAAATAGCGCGCCCCAAAACACACTTATTCTT encodes:
- the bioH gene encoding pimeloyl-ACP methyl ester esterase BioH, which encodes MQNELVLLHGWGMNKGVWQLVQPELAFIHNNNVRSIDLPGYGSSKTCPNPYTLHSAAALLSEQLKPHSILMGWSLGGLFALYIAKHWPEKVAKVILVAASPFFAEQAPWPGIKAQVLTQFKEQLVNHGEKTIERFLAIQAMGSESARDDVKQLKQLLNQYKAPENEALTAGLDILQNEDLRALFTHCPVPISAIFGRLDALVPYRAIAQMAALNTEFEYEVLDKASHAPFISHKNEFISAVKSML
- a CDS encoding ComF family protein, translating into MKHAFINWLFESHCVLCQGPVPAALGLCEYCLEDLPLFDLSEQKNLLYRPDIIEMFPNCEFDKLFSCAFYQPPFEQWLKQLKFNNQIHYKNALQQVITKQLSTFFTPDYPLPDTFIILPLHKSRFFQRGFNQVTQVWQPCLSSFNLLSDSLLRNKKTHAQSKLTKAKRVKNLKDAFICTADMSGKTVAIVDDIMTTGATLNAATQALKQAGAKQVWAFTTCLTPI
- a CDS encoding M14 metallopeptidase family protein — protein: MVAILSFSTQAKPLSYYFAEDVEFDPSIPTPEQVLGYQVGEWHVRHDQLVRYMEILAQKSDRINFEVIGRTHEQRPLVMLTITAANKLKNIEQIRQAHLARLTPSNTQSPEQPGVVWMGYSVHGNESSGSNSALLVAYYLAAAQGNEINELLNNTVILLDPSLNPDGLARFANWANSNRGMNLSSDPVTREHVESWPSSRTNHYWFDLNRDWLLLQHPESRARIAKFHQWKPNILTDFHEMGPNSSYFFQPGIPSRKHPITPDENVSLTKAIANYHAKTLDENNALYFTEESFDDFYYGKGSTYPDVNGGVGILFEQASSRGHIQETVNGPLSFAFTIKNQLLTSLSTFKAAIDNRQALLDYQAKFYNQAIDLAADESFQGYVVAGAADNTRVNDFLSILQQHQINAYPLTKELKAGGETYSSNSYFVPLAQPQYRLVKAIFSEQKNFADNTFYDVSGWTLAHAFNLPFAKVTSSWGLKVADNAWQQAATPRFAQLNEGYAFGFSWDDTLAPKMLNSLLQQGVKARVALNSLTAKSVNSEEVNFAAGSIIIPAGLQTNSDWIAQLNQAQNEFGIAIKPITSGLTSKGADLGSRSMAVLSAPKVLLLGGKGVSQYEAGEVWYYLDRFVGVAPTIVELERLGSIELSNYSHIVLAHGNYSGLSDADKVAIKGWVRKGGVIWGHKGGAKFLADQQLLKASYLSRKEVASAFKTDGLNYADKEHLAGRQRIAGAIFNAHVDLTHPLTFSLPRNTLPVFKNSTWLLETSEAPFVNVLTYTEQPLLAGFTDAVNVTQVAGAAGLIAHSYGRGAVIGMTDDPVFRGYWYGTSRLLSNALFFGHTFRVSGD
- the nfuA gene encoding Fe-S biogenesis protein NfuA, whose translation is MISISETAQAHFAKLLADQAQQTNIRVFVVNPGTSQAECGVSYCPEDAVEDSDIRLNFNGFDGVVDAESAPFLEDAEIDFVTDKMGTQLTLKAPNAKARKISGDASLNERVQHMLETEVNPQLANHGGQVSLVEITAAGIAVLQFGGGCNGCSMIDVTLKEGIEKEMIEKFEEITGVADITEHQAGDHSYY